The following are from one region of the Flavimobilis soli genome:
- a CDS encoding copper chaperone PCu(A)C, which translates to MSVRRALSSVAALAVVLALSACDAGDPRPAASSIGTPGPSAATVVLEDGWVKAAESGMSAAFGELVNSTGADVTVVSVSTPAATSTELHETVQDDAGQMVMREKQGGFTVAAGQSLSLAPGGNHLMLMGLAGPLQAGDEVELTLTLDDGTTVDASVPVKDYSGANETYEGDGENMETDGH; encoded by the coding sequence ATGTCCGTCCGTCGTGCCCTGTCCTCTGTCGCCGCCCTCGCGGTGGTGCTCGCGCTGTCCGCGTGCGATGCGGGTGACCCGAGACCCGCGGCGTCGTCGATCGGGACGCCCGGGCCCAGCGCCGCCACGGTCGTCCTCGAGGACGGCTGGGTCAAGGCCGCTGAGTCGGGCATGTCGGCGGCCTTCGGCGAGCTCGTGAACTCGACGGGCGCGGACGTCACGGTCGTGTCCGTCAGCACGCCCGCCGCGACGTCGACCGAGCTCCACGAGACGGTTCAGGACGACGCCGGGCAGATGGTCATGCGCGAGAAGCAAGGCGGGTTCACGGTCGCGGCAGGGCAGTCGCTGAGTCTCGCGCCCGGTGGGAACCACCTCATGCTCATGGGCCTCGCCGGGCCCCTGCAGGCCGGCGACGAGGTCGAGCTGACCCTCACGCTCGACGACGGCACCACCGTCGACGCGTCAGTCCCGGTCAAGGACTACTCGGGTGCCAACGAGACCTACGAGGGCGACGGCGAGAACATGGAGACGGACGGCCACTGA
- a CDS encoding copper resistance protein CopC — protein sequence MITSPRRLVRRSLAALALAVVAFFCSAGVAIAHDQLVDSVPASGERLDDVPAEVRLTFSGELMDIGTTVVVADAAGQDWAASAPVLDGAALTVPLAPDLPDGAYTVRWRVVSADGHPVSGTVPFQVGDRSPSGMTASRGSEPAPAAATPSASSTSAPSTSAAPAPAAQATDVAERQTTSADPQAPGAEPASPLRTVLVAAVGAVIALGIYVVLHVTRRRARSRQP from the coding sequence GTGATTACGTCGCCGAGGCGCCTCGTCCGCCGCTCCCTGGCCGCCCTCGCCCTCGCGGTCGTCGCGTTCTTCTGCTCCGCAGGTGTGGCAATCGCTCACGACCAGCTGGTCGACAGCGTCCCGGCCTCAGGTGAGCGGCTCGACGACGTGCCCGCCGAGGTCCGACTGACGTTCTCCGGCGAGCTCATGGACATCGGGACGACCGTCGTCGTGGCCGACGCCGCAGGCCAGGACTGGGCTGCGAGCGCGCCCGTCCTCGACGGGGCCGCGCTGACCGTGCCGCTCGCGCCCGACCTGCCGGACGGTGCGTACACCGTGCGGTGGCGCGTCGTCTCTGCCGACGGGCACCCCGTCTCCGGGACCGTGCCGTTCCAGGTCGGGGACCGGTCCCCGTCGGGGATGACGGCGTCACGTGGATCCGAGCCGGCGCCTGCTGCTGCGACACCGAGCGCGTCGTCGACGAGCGCGCCGTCCACCAGTGCCGCGCCGGCGCCCGCAGCCCAGGCCACGGACGTCGCCGAACGACAGACCACCAGTGCCGACCCGCAGGCCCCCGGCGCCGAGCCCGCCAGCCCGCTGCGCACCGTCCTGGTCGCCGCCGTCGGCGCGGTGATCGCGCTGGGGATCTACGTCGTCCTGCACGTGACGCGCCGCAGGGCGCGCAGCCGCCAGCCTTGA